TTCTGattcttttataattagaaaacaatACACCTACCAAATTCTCTACCACACACTTATAAATGCCTCATTTACTACATTGGTGGGGAGGGCAGTTTTAGGATAAGCAGTGCAAATGGTAAACAACAAAGTATAGTAACTTTAATTACACATTAGGTTACTGAAAAAATAGCCACGGTGTATGTCTCTAGAATCAGGACACAAGTTTCCTAAAACTCTCTAATAGGGGCTCTAGATACTGGAGTCCAAATAGTAAATAAAGAAGCCATGGTTATGCCCTCAATTTCTGGGTATCAGTGCCAACTCAAGCTGTTCAGTAATCCTCAGTGTCTAGTTATTTCCCCCAAAGAACAGTTGCCTCAGAAATAGCCATAGGTTTCTTTCGGAACAAACTAGAATAAATATTATGGCACAACTCAAAGTTTTTCATAGCCCTTATACTTAGGGATCCATATACCTCTTAGACTTCTAAACACTGGCATAGGTTTGGAAAGGTCATCGTTTTGCCCAATTGTCAGTGACCATTTCAGCCTTATGAGTCTCCATTCTTTCCCCATTTCAAATAAGAGCTTTGCTGGCTTCCTAACTCAGCCCTTGAGATGTGATGCTTTATTAGCCATCTTCACAATTTCTTGTGGGTTGAGCCCTCTTAGTGTCCCGTCTGACCTTGCCACCTCTTATAAAAGGCTGCACTTACTGACTTCCAAGGGTTAAGTGATGGCACCTGACCTCCATTATGACCCAATTATTCCCATAGGCATCACTGAGCCCATGTCTGATCTCTACTTTGATGGAGAAAGCCACTGTCAAACTACTTAGTAATGTGATCCATGTCACACAATCAATTGATAGCCTTGGTGAATGTTGTCTTCTAGGTCCTCTTCATTAAACAGAATCCTTTGGGTCTTCTATTCTACTATGTTTCCTTCCCTCTTTATTACTTCCTTTAATTCCTTCCAGTGCAACTTAAGCCATCACTTTTTCTGGCTTACAGGAGCCACTCTAGCAGTGAATTTTATTTCCTGGGGTCCTTGATGGGATAATCCTGTGTTCCAAGAAAATGCCCCCGGTTGAATTTTTTTTCACCTAGTCCTAACATTTAGACCGCCTTAAACAAAATCCAATCATAGGATTATAttctaaatagaacaaaaatctTTTTCATCCAGGCAGTGAACTGGTTCCAGATACTCATCTTACATCTGTGTTCTGACTACTGTGGGTTCCCCCAAGAATTAGACACCAGGATGGGATTCAGCATGTGAGATGACCACTAGAATATGCTTGCAAGTGGAAAATAAGAGGCTGAGAGCTAATGGAAAATGCCAGTCTGACCTCTGTAAAGGACTAAGGATAAGGGGGAAAGTCCCTAGGCCTTTGCATTCCTAAAAGTTCAGCAAGACCAATGGGAATCCTGGACCCATAACTCCCTGTCAGGAGTGTTGTCTCAACTGGGCCTAATCTATCTCCCTATCACACTGGGTCATTAGACAGAAACAGTTTCTGGGAACTATGACCTCCACAAGGACACGGTTAAAGCTTTTACCACTGTCTAAACTCTCAATTACCTTCTCTTAAAGGTTACCCGAACCATGTTCATGGCTGCTTGTATGTCTTGTAAGTTTCTTTACCTTTTATGCTTGGATGACCAACTTAATGCCTCTTGGCTGCATCCTAATCTCACAATGTCTACATCAACTCACAAAAGTGAGAACTGAGGGGATACAGTGTTTCATAACCAACCTAACCACAGTACACAATCTTTGGAGTATAAAAACTGATGTCATTAGACATCTCAGATACAGAAACCTAGCTAATGTGACTATATCTCAATTTACTCTAGAGACAATCTTAGATCCTCAGGCCTTGCCCCCACATACCTGTACCACATGTGTGCTCTGAGACTAGTGTGTATATACTTAACACTGACACCAATCCTCTTCCTCTGGTTCCCAAGCACAGTGGAGATGGGTAAATGGAAGACTTAGTTTGCTTTTTTCCATTCATAGGGAGAGCATTCCAAGCTCAAAGCTAAGGAAAAATACTCATGGACTGATGGTATGGAAGTTAGATATggtatgaaaaagaaatatatgtatttggAATCTTAAATTACTACATATTCTAGATCTCCCAGCAGCACAACTTATAAGATTAGCTGAagcaaaactagaaatcagtttCTGCCATTTAGTGCTGTCCTTTGCACTTGACTACTTCCATTTCTATCATGCTCCGTGATAGTTTGTGTACTTTGAGCCTGGTATAGTCAAACTTCCCTCGACTTTTGGTCTGATCACTAACTCCATAGCTCTATGAACTACACTTAATCCAGGTTTACCTTTTGTCCTTCATCAAGGAGCACCATAAAGGCATCCTTCTTGAGCTATATTCTCCCAATTTTTAGAATAATGAAATACAGCTATCTACTGTGTTGGGAAAGTTAAACGCATAACATTTCAGATCTCGGAGCCTTTTTAGTTCCTTTTCACagttaagaaaaataaggatCAGAGAGGCTAGGACctgtagtattcttttttttttaataaaaattcacaaGCCCAGCTTTTTTCCTGGTTTTACCACTTATTAACAGGATTGGCCAAAGTCACTCAGTTTATTACTTCTGGGAACAttgatttcttcatctgaaaaatggagataacaCTTAAAATGTAAGAATTTTCAGTAAATCTGAATACTCTATGCATATTAACTACTTCCTAGACATTAAGCTAACACTTAATCTGGAGGATAAGTCAATCTCTAGAGAGCTCTATCTTGTGCTGATCTGTTTTTAAAGACACTGTGAACTAAGACCAGAAATTCTCCAAATGGATCAGAGTGTACCAGGGAAGCTTTCTGTGGAAAAGGATAGTTTCACCTCCAGAATCTTTACCCACTTCAGTCCTGCAAAAAACACAAGGACAGTGCTGAGAAATggttatttttgtctgtttccttcacTATGTTAAtagttaatctttttttcttccagaccACATTCTTTCATGGGTGGTATTTCCATATCTGCTGGGCTTAGTGATCAGTCTTCTAGAACATAACATTTTATTAGTTACAAGTAGTTTTAGCATCTCAACTGCTAACGGCTCAGGAAACTTCTTGCTTAAGGTGACCTGAAGTGACTTTTAGAATTTACTTTACTTAAACAATGTacagaaaatagaatagaaagcaTTAGTATACAATACCACAAAATTTGATAAGCTGCCTAGTTCAATGCTTTAGTTGAAGTTTAAGTAAATATAAAGGGTGTCCTGCAAAATGTTTCTCATGCAAAATGTGAacaataatacctacctcataaGTCTGTATATTTAAGAATTACATGATACATGCTGAATAACCATTAGTTACTTGTCATTGGTTGCAGCTCAAACATAAACTAGGTgtctcttttagaatttgttgtGTGTTCTTTTTTAGTATTTAGAACTGTAAAACCTGGAAGTCACAGGACCTAACTTCAGACTCCAAGTTCCCAATTGGGCAGTGGCCCACCATATTTAAACACCTTTTCTATGAGCTACTTTGAGAcagaagaaggaaataacaaTCAACTAATCTTAGCTTCTCTCTTCAGGATTTGGAGAAGCCTCTCTCGGATCTGCTTAGTGCGGATGGCATAGACAATGGGATTGAGGATTGGAGGAATGAGGAGATAGAAGTTGGCCAGCAGAGTGTGGACTGGAGGAGGCACATGGTGACCAAACCGGTGAATGAGAGAAGAAACAGCAATGGGAACATAGAAGATGAGGATGGCACAGATGTGAGAACCACATGTTCCCAGGGTTTTAAGCCTGGCCTCAGGAGTGGCCAGCCCCATCACAGCCCTGAAAATCATTACATAGGAAGCTGCAATAGCCACTGAGTCCAGGATCAGCACCAGAAAGCCAATGCTCAACCCGTAGATGTTGTTGACCCTGCTGTCACCACACGTCAGGGAGATTACAGCCATGTGCTCACAGTAAGAGTGGGAGATGATGTGGGTTTTATAAAGAGGAAGCCGCAGGCGGATCATCAGAGGCAGGGGGCCAATGTAGAGAATGCCCCGCAGGAGGGCAGCCAGCCCAATCCGACCCACTGCCATGTGGTTGAGTACTGTGGTATGATGGAGTGGGTTGCAGATAGCCACATAGCGATCAAAAGCCATGGCAAGGAAGATGCCTGATTCAACAGTGGCAAAGCAGTGAATAAGGAACATTTGGCTCATACAGGCATTAAGGCTAATGTCACCAGCACCAAACCAGAAGATTCCCAGAAGTTTGGGCATAGTTGAAGTAGAGAGAACGAGGTCAATGACAGCCAGCATGCACAGGAAAAAGTACATGGGCTGGTGCAGGCTACGTTCTACCCTTATCACTGCCAGGATGGTCACGTTCCCCACCACAGCCACCAAGTACATGGAGCCAAAGGGGATGGAGAGCCAAATATGCAGGGATTCCAGTCCTGGGATGCCAGTGAGCTGGAAGGAGCTGGGTACTGAGCAGACATTATGAAAAGTTAGCATAGCCGTTGGTACCTGGACCTTCTCACAGGCGCCCACAAACTCAACAGAACATTTTTCCTGGGAACGAAAGATAATAGTTAATTCTTTGACCCTATTCTTTATTATAGGACCTCTGACTAGATATAATACCACATAGTAAGTCATTCTCAGAAGTATAGAACATCATAGTGTCATGTTATACTAAGTCTGCAGGTTTACCAAGCACAAactaaaatacacatttaaaaagtatgtttttgtACTCTCACATATATTAGaggaatatgaaggaaattgGCATTTAAGAAGCTTGCTCCTCTACAGTTAGGGCCTACTTAAGTTGACTATAGTAGTCTGGGCTTGGTAACCTTTATAGATGTGGCTTTAGATCTTGACAGTGGCATCTTAGGTAAACCACCTTACACCACTAGTGGAAAATGCCCCTAAACCTAACTCCACAACTAACCTTAAAGTTGTGACCTAGAGGTTTTCATGACTAAAAGAGAAGACGACATCTGACACACAATAACACTAAACATTAGTTCTTATTGAGATTAATGTGCAAAAACATGTCCAATAGACATTCCAAAGTCCTCTGAAATTTGTCCTCAAGGAGCCATGGAGGTAGGATGACTGCTGCGGAATCCAGTTGACTTTATCCCATGCAACTTCTCTCCATAACCTGGGCTCATCTTAAGACTGCCACAGATTCCTACAAATGGGCATAGTGACAGCAGTAGCTATAAtaagggaagagaaagatgaGTCACTGGGGCTGGAAATGAAAGTGCATAGGAATCAGTCTATGAAGTGACTGGGTAGGATGGGTCAGGGGCTTAGCTGGGGGAACCCTGACTTGGCATCCTTAACCTTATGTGCTGGCTTAGTCTCTGGACACTACTTCACTCATGGGAGATATCAGATTCCTTTGTCCTCTAGTTTCTAGGTGGGCTCAACCAATGTGAGGCACCAGCAACAGGTAAGAGGGTAAGACTAGAGATcagacttccttccttcctgggaaGCATTTTTGGCAGTGCCCCAGTCATCTGTCAAAGGTCCCAGCTCCTGAAGTGACCCCTCCTGCCTATTGGCCATGCTTACCTGGTCAGGCCCAAGCCAAGCAGAACTGCTTACTGCTGGTTCTGGTGTTTCCTCAACCCTGCCATGCCCCTGTAAGGAGTGGTCCTTCCAGTTGCTTCTTTATCTATGCCATTAGCATCATGGATATGCCATACCAGATCCCCCCTTTACCAGTGTTGTCTCTTGTCAAGTTGCCTGCTTCAAGACACAGAATCTGACAGCTGACAAGTCACAGAACTAATTCTAAAGATGAACAAGCTATGATCTCATAGCAATTGAGATAATCTTTTCCCTGATGCTTAGACTTATAAAAAAGGACTTGTCTATGTCACTTCtatgtttaataaaatgttatacaTACTAAGCAAAGTTGTAATGTGGAAAGTAAGTTTTGCTTTACTCCAGAAAAGGAAGAGTCTTGAAGGGAGATGTTGTCAGCACTTGCCAAGAGAATGTGTTGCCATGAATCCCTCGTACAGCTGTTAATCCTTCTGTAATAGGCGCTGAAACAGCTTCCTCGTTGTCTTCCAACACCGTTTCCAACACTAGTGCCCTCGCGCATGTTTGTGCAAAGGTTATGTCACAGGATCCCAAAGGCTGAAATCACAAAGAAGGCTGAGTGTATACCTGGTGAACTACGAGCATGAAGGGAAATAACTTCTCCCAAAAGCCAACAGGCCTCTGCCCCATCAGACCTGTTAGGGCCAAGTCAAATGTCCTCTGCACTGACCTGAAACTGTGAAGAAGATGAACTAACCTCTCTTCTCACTTTCCTTCCCATACCCAACAACACACACATGTTTCTTACTGGATGTTCTCTCCATTTCCTTATCTCTAGGAACACATCATGAAAATTTAGTTGCCCTTGCCTGAAGGGAAGCACTTCAGCTGCTCAATGGAAGTAGGGGGTATAGTGCAGTGAACCTTGGGATTGGCTGTGCTGAACCGTCTTTCCTCTCAAATCCTAATATCAGGAATAACTCCTTATTCATGCCTTAGTTAGAAGCAGCCCTCATGCCTTAAATACAGTGGGAGGCTGCTGCTGCTCTTGTGCAGGGTTGGTACAAGCATGTAAGCATTCGTTGCAGGACAACCTGCCATGAGTGACCTACCCAAATGCATTTACCATAGACAACCATGGATTTTCCAGTGCCTCACCCTGCTTACAGCCTTCCAATAAGGCTGAATTTTCATTTACTAACTATATCATATTCCGTTACTTCTGAGAATTACCTGTGTTCTTCCCTGgtattgaaatgttcttcctctctccctcacccAGAAAGTCCTTACATTCACCTTTCCACAGCTCAAATATAACCACCTTGGGGAGCAGCCTACATTGACTTAGTTCAAAACCCAACTTTTGTACTATACAAGCAGCTCTCTGAATAGCTTGCTGAGGCATGTTTCCCCAAACAATATGTAGGTTCCAAAAGGGTAATGATAACACTTGTCTTGTTCTCTACCAGAAGTCCTGTGCTGGCATAGTACCTGGCTCTGCTCAATGAGAGTAAAATGTGTTCCTGTTTAAAGAATCCAGAAAGATTTTATAAGTCTTAGGTTGGTGTTAGTGAAATAGAGGCTTCTTCAGCCTCATCTGTGGCTCTGTGTGTACTCTACAATTTCTAATTCCCCTTGAAGATAGACCCTTCCCTCTGAGTCTTCAACTTATGTAGAATTAAAACTTAGCTTCCCAACATCTGCTCATTCTCAGCTGTAGACTCTTTCCCCTGACCATGATTTTCTAGTTcccttttataaaatgtcttaccTGGACTGGGTCATGTTAGAGCAAGAGCCTGGGGCTCTGCAAATGCCTCAGAGGGCTTGTATTTAtaagcattctactcagggtctAGAGAATGCCACCTGGACTATGAATTCCCACTTTCCTCAACATAGAAGGATAATAGAAGGCCTTGTCCCAGAGGATGAGCACAGAGCCTAAATTTAGGCACAGCATGTCCCTGGTATGTCAGGGTTGGTCTAAGACCCAAAGGATGACTCAACTAAGTTCTGTCCTTCCCCCCAAATCCTGCTCTTTCTCCTTGTATATCTGACCTCCCTGGTGTCTGCAGCTATTATGAAAACACCAAGTAGAAATCAGAAAGGCCTCCATGGGTAGGGATGAGGAGTCCCCTGGGGCTCAGAGATAGGGGATTAAAATTCAGCCTGGCTATTACTCTCTAAAATGTTCTGTATTGCtagtgtgggggggagggggagtgaTGGTAGAGTCCTGAATCAACTTTAAGACAACACGATGGCAACTCCCTCCTCAAAACTAGTGAAGATTTTTCCTACTCTGGCTTACCTCATGAGGGAGGGACTCTAGACTTCATCTCCTTTATGTTTTTCTGAACCCAACCATCCCAAACTAGCATCTCTcctcagaaagggagagaaaccaaactgaggaatttatttatttcaaagtattctaATGGGATGCCATGGGTTGTTAGGGCATCACACTATAAGAAGTGACAAAGCATAGTCTTTGCAACTGGGCTGGCTGTGAAACCACAGCCTTTGGAGCTTCATGCCATGTGACCTCAAGTCACTGCACCCCATTTTTTCAAGTATAAGTTGGGACTAATACCTATTTCCTTGAGTAGTTATAACTTGTATGTTCCACATAAAGAGTCTAGTAAGACAAACATGACAAGTGGTTTAAAAGCATCATTATCCCCATTACTATTCTTGTGCCTTCAGGAAAGGGTCTCCTCAGCCTGGGAGATACAACCTAACTTTCTCCTTCAGACCAAGAGCTCATATGGTCAGAGAAGGGGCTAACAGTAGAATCACTGTGGGAAggatccttttttcttccttttctcagagGATCCTACTTCTGTAGAACCTCAGAAGCTTGGAACCTCTAGAAACTGCAACCTGTTCCTCAACCTTAAACTTTATTCTCTGTATAAAATTTCTGGTAGTTGCCGAAATGTACTGTTTCCCTGTGCCTGTGTACATGCTAACTAAACTAGGAATGTCATTCTATATATGGAATCTATAAGCTTTTGTAATTTGGTTTAGTATTTACCACCTTCAATGGATGAACTGTTTTTTTGAATAAACTTTAGTAGatagtatttgtatataaattcCTTGCATGTTTAGAACTCCAATAAATCAACTTGTTGAATCCTGTTTTAAAGCTACAGTAAAGCTTCACTCTTTAACTTTATGTAGAGGTATCCGTCAAATTCATAGAATAACATTAAGTTTGTTAAGATCTCAAATCTATTAAGTTAATCAGAAGAGATGGGTATTCTGCCTTGGAAACTCATCTGAGTCACAAGCAAACCTTGTTGGTCCCCATTCTAACATTGTCCAGGAGAGGACGCTCTGACCACCAAATGCAGTCTGATGGATTCTTCATCTATAAACAAGAATGCTAATGCTGAAATAGGTAAAGtggccagatatggtggctcacacatgagatcctagcactctaggaggccaaagcggCAGGAGAATCCCTATGTTCTAAATCTTATAGTTTTGGCTTCTCCATTGAAGTGTCTAATTCATCTGAGCTACTTACTATCAACTGCTCTCCTGATCTCAGTGAGTAATGTGGCCACACAGTGTTACAAAGAAAAGCTGTGGGTCGATGGAGAAAATCTAAAGGACTTCCAATTTTAAAAGTCATCCCGGTGGGCTATGTTATGGTATGGCAGATGCCTAGTTCCCCATACCTGTTTTGGGACCGTCCAGTAATTTGGAGGGACACCCAATCCTACAGGATCAGAACCAAATCAAATTGTCAATTTTCCCAGCCTCATGGGAAGCCCAAAATGTCAAAGATAATAGTACAGTAGGCACTAGTACAGCCCCACTAGATGAATCAAGGTGCTCACCTCTTGCTCAATAATACCACAAGGTAACCCTGCCAAAGTGGATTCTCAGTGGGATTCAATACATGCTCCTGTTAGAGTCCTGTGATCTTGGCATAAAACAACCTTCACTGTTTAGCAGTTGTAGAAATGCTGAGCTGACCTGGGAGTGGGCATACCTCAACCATTTGAGCTGCATGAGCCTGGACAGTCCCCACAACAGTGGAAACAGTGATTAGAGTTCCCCTAATCTCCTGGCTATTTAGAATGGACACTGCCACAGTTTCCTAAGCAATCCTCTTCAGCTCTGGAGGATGGAGAGTGGGAAGACACCAAAGATAAAGCAAAGGGGAAACATAGGGACCCCAAAAGGAGCCATGATCAAAGTAAAACTGatactacatacacacacaggcaaGTCAAACAAAAGGCTTTCCAAAACAAGTCAACCCAAAAGTTGAAGAGTATTCTTCCAGACTCCCTAGCTTCTGTCCAAATGTGGAGAAATGTTACCAAAACAAGATTTCCTATAATATAGCGACAGCCAACCAAGACTCACAAAGAAATCACAATACCTCCAAGGAGGCCAGCAATCAGAAATGAACTTCTGCCCCAGGCACCAAACATTTGACATTCCCTCTCCTCAAAATCTCCCTGCTTTCAGGATAGGAAAAGTAGTGTATGAATGTCTAGTCAGAAGACCCACAGGGGCTACCCACTTGGGTTCCCCCTTTGCTGTAGTGGAGGCTTACTTATTTGTCTTCCCTATcaaaa
This is a stretch of genomic DNA from Nycticebus coucang isolate mNycCou1 chromosome 14, mNycCou1.pri, whole genome shotgun sequence. It encodes these proteins:
- the LOC128565367 gene encoding olfactory receptor 52M1; this translates as MLTFHNVCSVPSSFQLTGIPGLESLHIWLSIPFGSMYLVAVVGNVTILAVIRVERSLHQPMYFFLCMLAVIDLVLSTSTMPKLLGIFWFGAGDISLNACMSQMFLIHCFATVESGIFLAMAFDRYVAICNPLHHTTVLNHMAVGRIGLAALLRGILYIGPLPLMIRLRLPLYKTHIISHSYCEHMAVISLTCGDSRVNNIYGLSIGFLVLILDSVAIAASYVMIFRAVMGLATPEARLKTLGTCGSHICAILIFYVPIAVSSLIHRFGHHVPPPVHTLLANFYLLIPPILNPIVYAIRTKQIRERLLQILKREAKIS